Part of the Oerskovia paurometabola genome is shown below.
ACCTGCGCGAGATGCCCCGCAAGATCCAGACCGTCATCGAGCGCGGCGAGTACGTCAGCGCCGTGGCGCGCTCCATGAAGGACGCGACGTCGGTCCTCTTCCTGGGGCGTCACGTCGGGTTCCCCGTCGCGCTCGAGGGCGCGCTCAAGCTCAAGGAGCTCGCGTACATCCATGCCGAGGGCTTCGCCGCGGGCGAGCTCAAGCACGGTCCCATCGCGCTCATCGACGAGGGGCAGCCGGTGTTCGTCGTCGTGCCCTCGCCGCGCGGGCGCGACTCGCTGCACTCCAAGGTCGTCTCCAACATCCAGGAGATCCGGGCGCGCGGCGCGCGGACCCTCGTGATCGCCGAGGACGGCGACGACGCGGTGCTGCCGTACGCCGACGAGATCTTCTGGATCCCGCAGTCGCCCACCCTCATGTCGCCGCTGCTCGCGGTCGTCCCGCTGCAGATCTTCGCCATGGCCCTCGCCACGGCCAAGGGGCTCGACGTCGACCAGCCACGCAACCTCGCGAAGTCGGTCACGGTCGAGTAGACGGCCGTCCCGCTCTCCGACGGAAGCCCGCCGTGCCCGCGCACGGCGGGCTTCCGGCGTCCGAGGCCGGGCCCTCGCGGCCCTCGGCAGGCCGGCGCCAGCGCATAGGGTGAGCGCATGATCATCGGGGTGGGTATCGACGTGGTCGACGTCGCGCGGTTCATGGACACGCTCGAACGCACGCCGCGCCTGCGCGAAAAGCTGTTCACCCCGGCCGAGCGGGACCTGCCCCCCTCGTCGCTCGCGGCCCGGTTCGCCGCCAAGGAGGCCATCGCGAAGGCGCTCGGTGCGCCCGGCGGCATGCGCTGGCAGGACGCGACGGTGCACCGGGTCGTCGGGGGAGCGCCCCAGGTCGAGATCTCGGGGACGGTCCAGGCGCGGGCCACGGAGCTGGGGATCGCGACGTTCCACCTGTCGATCTCGCACGACGCGGGGATCGCGTCGGCCATGGTGGTCGCGGAGGGCTGAGGGGTCCGCCGTCGAGCATGCGGTTCGTGTCGGTCGACCATGCGGTTGGCGTCGTGAAACACGTCGAGACGAACGCCAACCGCATGGTCGGCACCGAGCCTGTCCGCCGGCACGGGCCAGAGTGCGGCTCAGCCCTGCAGGGCCGGGATGACCTCGCGCTCGAACAGCTCGAGGCCGGTGCGGTCGTACGCGGCCTCCGCGAAGTACGTGATCGCGTACGTCATGCCCGCGCCCTCGAGCTTGCGCAGGTTCTCGACGATCTGCTCGGGCGTACCGACGAGCGGGCCCGAGCGGAAGTCGGCCACGGTCTCCTCGGCCTTCGCGGGGACGGTCTTGGCGTAGTGCTCGCCGATCCACCGCAGGCGGTCCTCGACGTCGGCCTCGGTCGCCCCGATGACCACGTTGTAGTTGGACGAGCGCGTGATCTCCTCGAAGGGGCGCCCGATCGCCTCGCAGTGCCCGCGCAGCACCTCCGACTTGTGCGTGAAGTCCTCGAGCCGGCCGTCGAAGTTCGTGTACTGCGCGTGCTGGGCCGCGATGCGCAGCGTCTTCTTCTCGCCGCCGCCCGCGATCCACAGCGGGATGCTCGGGGCGTCGGCGCCGTCCGGCCCCACGCCGTCGAGGACCTGGAGAGGCTGCGGGTGGCACAGTGCGCCGTCGACCTGGAAGTACGTGCCGTCGAGTGTCGCGGATCCCGTGCGCCACATCTGCTCCATGACCTGCACGCCCTCGTCGAGCGCGCCCAGGCGCGCGCCCGCGCCGGGGAAGCCGTAGCCGTAGGCACGCCACTCGTGCTCGTACCAGCCGGCGCCGATGCCCATCTCGGTGCGGCCGCCGCTCACGATGTCGACGGTCGCGGCGACCTTCGCGAGGTAGGCGGGGTTGCGGTAGGCGATGCACGTGCACATCTGGCCCAGACGCACGCGCTCGGTCGAGGCAGCGAACGCGGCCATGAGCGTCCAGGCTTCGTGCGTGGCCTCGCCCGTGGGCTCGGGCACGGTGTGGAAGTGGTCGTAGACCCACGCCGACTCCCACGCGTGGCGCGCACCCGGGAGGCGCTCGCCGGCCAGCGCGGTGTCCGCGTGGCGCGCGAGGGAGCGCATGGTCTCCCACTGCTCGGAAGGGTCGATGCCGACGAGGTCCTGGCGCCAGCCTTGCGGGATGAAGAGTCCGAATCGCATGGTCGCCAATCTAGCCCGGGAGACCGCGGGCGCGTCGGGTCCGGTGCACCGGTGGTCCGGCGGGGAGCGTGGCGGCGGGGCAGGATGGGCCCATGATCGAAGCGTTCACCGCCGCCCAGGTCCGCGCCGCGGAGGAGCCGCTGCTCGACCGCGGGGTCCCGCTCATGGAACGGGCCGCGTTCGCGCTCGCGACGGTCGTGGCGCAGGACCTTCGGCGTGGCCCGCACAGCGGGACGCCCGACGGCGCAGCGCGACCTCGGCGCGTGACCGGTCGAGGGGTCGTGCTCCTCGTGGGCTCGGGCAACAACGGCGGCGACGCCCTGTTCGCGGGGGCGTACCTGGCGCGGCGCGGCGTCGCGGTCGAGGCGGTCTGCACGAGCGAGCACCCGCACGCCGAGGGGGTGGCGGCCCTGCGTCGTGCGGGCGGGAGGGTGCTCGACCTGACGGCACCGGCCGTGCGCGCTCGCTGGTCGCAGGTCCTGGACACGGTCCTCGCGGCCGACGTGGTCGTCGACGGGCTGGTCGGGATCGGCGCGAGCGGGGCGCTGCGTGGCCTGGCAGGGGAGCTGGTCGGGGCTCTCGTGGACGAGCGGTCGCGGCGGTCTGCGAGGCGGTCCGCGTCGGCCGGGTCGGGGAACGGGGGCCCGTGGGTCGTCGCGGTCGACACGCCGAGCGGCATCGGGGTCGACGACGGCTCGGTCCCCGGGCCGGTGCTCCCCGCCGACCGGACGGTCACGTTCGGCGCGCTCAAGCCCGGGCTGCTGCTGCCCCCTGCGACGCATCTCGCCGGGGTCGTGACGCTCGTCGACGTCGGGCTCGAGGACGTCGGTGGTGCGCGCGGCCCGGTGGTGCGGCGCCTCGAGCGCGCCGACGTCGCTCGCCTGTGGCCCGTCCCCGGTCCGACCGACCAGAAGTACACGCGCGGTGTCCTGGGCGTCGTCGCCGGCACGCCCACCTTCCCGGGCGCGGCGGTCCTGGCCGTCACGGCGGCGGTCCGCGCGGGCGCGGGCATGGTCCGCTATCGCGGGCCCGACGACGTCGCTCACGTCGTCGTCTCGGCGCGCCCCGAGGCCGTGCCCGCCGAGGGCAGGGTGCAGGCGTGGGCGCTCGGCTCCGGGATCCCGGCGGCGGAGGAGCGAGGTGGCGCACGGGACGGCGGCGGGAACGGACACGGCGGGCAGAGCGCGGACGCCGGGCAGCACGAGCGGATCCGGTACGCGCTCGCGGTCGCGTGCGGGGTGCTGGCCGAGGACGTGGCGGGACCGCGGGTACCGGCCGTGGTCGACGCCGGGGCCCTGTCGCTGCTCCCGGACCGCTGTCCGGCGTCGGTCGTCCTGACGCCGCACGCGGGGGAGCTCGCGGTGCTCCTGCGAGCGCGGGGCGAGGACGTCGACCGCGCGGGCGTCGAGGCAGAGCCGGTGCGCTGGGCGCGCAGGGCGCACGACCTCACGGGCTCGACCGTGCTGCTCAAGGGGGCGGCGACCGTGGTGGTCGGTCCGGCCGGGGCGTGGTCGCAGGCCGACGGACCCGCGTGGCTCGCGACGGCCGGGGCAGGAGACGTCCTCACGGGTCTTGTGGGTGCCCTGCTGGCGGCGTACAGCGAGCGTGTGGTGCAGGAGCCCGGCCTGGCGGCAGAGCTCGCTGCTGCGGCTGCTACGGTCCACGGGTGGGCGGGCGCCCGGGCGAACCCGGGGGGACCCGTCGCGGCGCTGGACGTCGCAGAGGCGCTGCCGGGCGTGGTCGCGGAGCTGCTCCGCCGAGGGTGACGGTCTCAGCCGCCGAGGGCTACACGCGAGCCCGCCGAGGGTGACGAGACGAGAGGGCGACGCATGCCGATCGAGGGTGAGCAGGTCGTGGTCGAGGGTGACGTCGCGGCTGCCCTCGCGGCGCGGTGCCGGTCGCTCGTCGAGGCGGCACGGCGTGCGCAGGGACCGGGCGGTCCCGTGCGGGTGCTCGTCGGGATCGCGGGTGCGCCGGGAGCCGGCAAGTCGACGCTCGCCGGCGAGGTCCTCGCGTCGCTCGCGCACCCGGTCTCCGGGGCGCCGGCGGTGCGCGCCGTCGTCGTGCCGATGGACGGGTTCCACCTCGCCGACGTGGAGCTCGGGCGACTGGGGCGCCGCGACCGGAAGGGGGCACCGGACACGTTCGACGCGCACGGTTTCGTGGCGCTCCTCGAACGGCTCCGGTCGCCGCGCCCGGGAGCCACGGTCTACGCCCCGGCGTTCGACCGGGACCTCGAGGAGCCCGTCGCCGGGTCGATCCCCGTGACGCCCGACGTCGAGCTCGTGCTCACGGAGGGCAACTACCTGCTGCTCGGCGAGGGCC
Proteins encoded:
- a CDS encoding holo-ACP synthase — protein: MIIGVGIDVVDVARFMDTLERTPRLREKLFTPAERDLPPSSLAARFAAKEAIAKALGAPGGMRWQDATVHRVVGGAPQVEISGTVQARATELGIATFHLSISHDAGIASAMVVAEG
- a CDS encoding LLM class F420-dependent oxidoreductase, with the translated sequence MRFGLFIPQGWRQDLVGIDPSEQWETMRSLARHADTALAGERLPGARHAWESAWVYDHFHTVPEPTGEATHEAWTLMAAFAASTERVRLGQMCTCIAYRNPAYLAKVAATVDIVSGGRTEMGIGAGWYEHEWRAYGYGFPGAGARLGALDEGVQVMEQMWRTGSATLDGTYFQVDGALCHPQPLQVLDGVGPDGADAPSIPLWIAGGGEKKTLRIAAQHAQYTNFDGRLEDFTHKSEVLRGHCEAIGRPFEEITRSSNYNVVIGATEADVEDRLRWIGEHYAKTVPAKAEETVADFRSGPLVGTPEQIVENLRKLEGAGMTYAITYFAEAAYDRTGLELFEREVIPALQG
- a CDS encoding bifunctional ADP-dependent NAD(P)H-hydrate dehydratase/NAD(P)H-hydrate epimerase, which codes for MIEAFTAAQVRAAEEPLLDRGVPLMERAAFALATVVAQDLRRGPHSGTPDGAARPRRVTGRGVVLLVGSGNNGGDALFAGAYLARRGVAVEAVCTSEHPHAEGVAALRRAGGRVLDLTAPAVRARWSQVLDTVLAADVVVDGLVGIGASGALRGLAGELVGALVDERSRRSARRSASAGSGNGGPWVVAVDTPSGIGVDDGSVPGPVLPADRTVTFGALKPGLLLPPATHLAGVVTLVDVGLEDVGGARGPVVRRLERADVARLWPVPGPTDQKYTRGVLGVVAGTPTFPGAAVLAVTAAVRAGAGMVRYRGPDDVAHVVVSARPEAVPAEGRVQAWALGSGIPAAEERGGARDGGGNGHGGQSADAGQHERIRYALAVACGVLAEDVAGPRVPAVVDAGALSLLPDRCPASVVLTPHAGELAVLLRARGEDVDRAGVEAEPVRWARRAHDLTGSTVLLKGAATVVVGPAGAWSQADGPAWLATAGAGDVLTGLVGALLAAYSERVVQEPGLAAELAAAAATVHGWAGARANPGGPVAALDVAEALPGVVAELLRRG
- a CDS encoding nucleoside/nucleotide kinase family protein, whose product is MPIEGEQVVVEGDVAAALAARCRSLVEAARRAQGPGGPVRVLVGIAGAPGAGKSTLAGEVLASLAHPVSGAPAVRAVVVPMDGFHLADVELGRLGRRDRKGAPDTFDAHGFVALLERLRSPRPGATVYAPAFDRDLEEPVAGSIPVTPDVELVLTEGNYLLLGEGHDEGRWNAVRGLLDEVWFVELPDETRVERLVARHVRHGRSLAAARDWVLGSDETNARLVASTRDRADVVVHP